One segment of Xanthomonas oryzae pv. oryzae DNA contains the following:
- a CDS encoding IS5 family transposase (programmed frameshift) — MEITPAQFALIEHCLPLQRGNVSMTNLQVVNALLYVAEHGCKWRGLPERFGNWHTVYTRINRWTKSGVLDRMFAQLQTCQIVRIKIEAVSLDSTSIKVHPDGTGAFKKNGPQSIGKSRGGWNTKIHMVAADARTAITFGLTPGNAHDAPAGRALLEHLGPVERPVHLLMDRAYEGNETRQLALDLGFVPVVPPKSNRVDPWEYDKEMYKRRNEVERLFRRLKGYRRIFTRFEKLDVMFLGFLSFVLVVDGLRMC, encoded by the exons ATGGAGATCACGCCAGCACAATTTGCACTCATCGAGCATTGCCTACCTTTGCAACGCGGCAATGTCAGCATGACCAACCTGCAGGTAGTCAACGCCCTTCTTTACGTCGCAGAGCATGGCTGCAAATGGCGCGGTCTGCCCGAGCGCTTTGGCAACTGGCATACGGTGTACACGCGCATTAACCGTTGGACCAAGTCCGGTGTGCTGGACCGGATGTTCGCCCAATTGCAGACCTGCCAGATCGTGCGCATCAAAATCGAAGCGGTCTCGCTGGACTCCACCAGCATCAAGGTGCATCCGGATGGCACTGGCGCAT TTAAAAAAAACGGCCCACAATCCATCGGGAAATCGCGCGGCGGATGGAACACCAAAATTCATATGGTTGCCGCAGATGCTCGAACAGCCATCACGTTCGGATTGACGCCTGGCAACGCACATGACGCACCCGCAGGCCGCGCGTTGCTTGAACACCTGGGGCCAGTGGAGCGGCCGGTTCATCTGCTGATGGATCGCGCTTACGAAGGCAATGAAACCCGCCAGTTGGCGCTCGATCTTGGCTTCGTGCCGGTGGTTCCACCCAAGTCCAATCGGGTCGATCCTTGGGAGTACGACAAGGAAATGTACAAGCGGCGCAACGAAGTGGAGAGGCTGTTCCGTCGCTTGAAGGGCTACCGACGGATTTTCACGCGCTTCGAGAAGCTGGATGTCATGTTCCTTGGCTTCCTCAGCTTCGTTCTGGTCGTCGATGGGCTTCGGATGTGTTAA
- a CDS encoding IS1595-like element ISXo5 family transposase produces the protein MAMNRVQFQAGLSLPAFLKRYGNAQQCEQALEISRWPQGFVCPRCAATAHSRFQRHGTTYWQCTACYRQTSLRSGTVMDNSKLPLRTWLLGMYLLGQSKTNLSALELMRHLGVSYPTAWPMKHKLMQAMTQREANRKLGGIVQLDDAYLGGERNGGKAGRGSENKRLFVIAVETTEDGRPLRAVMDPVPGFTKAALSEWIGQRLHPGADVYSDGLGAFRALEAEHAHTVIEGSGRSRCEAENARWVNVVLSNLKRSLDGAYHAFKFAKYAQRYLAETMWRFNRRFDLTRLVPSLLAAAAASKPWSERALRDVTMFTAESAC, from the coding sequence ATGGCCATGAATCGTGTGCAGTTCCAAGCCGGGCTGTCGTTGCCGGCGTTCCTCAAGCGCTATGGCAACGCGCAGCAGTGCGAGCAGGCGTTGGAGATCTCGCGCTGGCCACAGGGCTTTGTTTGTCCGCGTTGCGCCGCTACCGCGCACAGTCGATTCCAGCGTCACGGCACCACGTACTGGCAGTGCACGGCCTGCTATCGCCAGACCAGCCTGCGCTCGGGCACGGTGATGGACAACAGCAAGCTGCCGCTACGCACCTGGCTGCTTGGCATGTATCTGCTGGGCCAGAGCAAGACGAACCTGTCGGCGCTGGAGTTGATGCGACACCTGGGAGTGAGCTACCCGACAGCGTGGCCAATGAAGCACAAGCTGATGCAGGCCATGACCCAACGCGAGGCGAACCGCAAGTTGGGCGGGATCGTGCAACTGGACGATGCCTACCTGGGCGGAGAACGCAACGGTGGCAAGGCCGGGCGCGGCTCGGAGAACAAGCGCCTTTTCGTGATCGCCGTGGAGACCACTGAAGACGGTCGTCCATTGCGCGCGGTGATGGATCCGGTCCCAGGCTTCACCAAGGCGGCGCTGTCGGAATGGATCGGGCAACGCCTGCATCCTGGAGCAGATGTCTACAGTGATGGACTCGGTGCGTTTCGAGCACTGGAAGCCGAGCACGCGCACACGGTGATCGAAGGCAGCGGTCGAAGTCGCTGCGAGGCAGAGAACGCACGCTGGGTCAACGTGGTGTTGTCCAACCTAAAGCGTTCGCTGGACGGTGCCTATCACGCCTTCAAATTCGCCAAATACGCCCAGCGCTACCTGGCAGAGACGATGTGGCGGTTCAACCGCCGTTTCGATCTGACCCGGCTGGTGCCCAGCTTGCTGGCCGCCGCAGCCGCCAGCAAGCCGTGGTCCGAGCGGGCCCTGCGTGATGTCACCATGTTCACCGCTGAAAGTGCGTGCTAA
- a CDS encoding IS5 family transposase (programmed frameshift), protein MREKNYPSDVSRERFEQIRPILEQARKRTKPVTVDMYEVWCAVLYLLRTGCPWRALPSDFPKWRTVHSYFAKWSEVDDEGMSLLERALKKSQVGAAREKQGRKACSTFLIVDAQSVKNSDTAGQKGYDAGKKVSGIKRHIAVDTQGFPHAVAVTTAEVTDRQGALEALKRCRSGLGRVKRLLCDSGYTGDPFAEGVQDILGKHVTVQIAKRSELHTFKVMPKRWSVERSFAWLEKNRRLWKNCERRLNTSLQFIHLAFLALLLRRS, encoded by the exons ATGCGCGAGAAGAACTATCCAAGTGACGTGAGCCGTGAGCGGTTCGAGCAAATCCGCCCGATTCTGGAGCAAGCCCGCAAGCGCACCAAGCCTGTGACAGTGGATATGTATGAGGTGTGGTGCGCAGTGCTGTATCTGCTACGGACAGGGTGCCCGTGGCGTGCGTTGCCCAGTGACTTTCCGAAGTGGCGCACGGTGCATTCCTACTTTGCCAAGTGGAGCGAAGTGGACGATGAAGGAATGAGCCTGCTGGAGCGGGCGCTTAAAAAATC TCAGGTTGGCGCGGCCCGCGAGAAACAGGGGCGCAAGGCCTGCAGTACGTTCTTGATCGTGGACGCGCAGAGCGTGAAGAACAGTGATACAGCCGGCCAGAAAGGCTATGACGCGGGCAAGAAGGTATCGGGGATCAAGCGCCACATCGCGGTGGATACGCAAGGCTTTCCACATGCCGTTGCGGTGACCACGGCGGAAGTCACCGATCGTCAAGGTGCGCTGGAGGCATTGAAACGCTGCCGATCGGGTTTAGGTCGGGTGAAACGCCTGCTGTGCGACAGCGGCTACACCGGAGATCCCTTCGCCGAGGGCGTACAGGACATTCTGGGCAAGCATGTCACCGTACAGATTGCCAAGCGCAGCGAGCTGCATACCTTCAAGGTCATGCCCAAGCGCTGGAGTGTCGAACGCAGCTTTGCCTGGCTGGAGAAGAACCGGAGGCTATGGAAGAACTGCGAGCGAAGGCTCAATACAAGCTTGCAGTTCATCCATCTGGCGTTCCTGGCACTGCTACTCAGGAGATCGTGA
- a CDS encoding glycoside hydrolase family 43 protein: MSDELHTAALQALARTAISAPLVTHLYTADPSAHVFDGTLYIYPSHDIDAGVAFSDDGSHFDMADYHVLRMAHPGAAVEDLGQVLHVRDVPWAQRQMWAPDAAQRNGKTYLYFPAKRADGIFQIGVAVGDRPEGPFVAAPQPIAGTYSIDPAVLAADNGSHYLYFGGIWGGQLQHYRDNAYAQTHQEPVGGAPALGPRVARLHAHMTELAEPTREIVILDEHGAPLRADDHARRFFEGPWVHQHAGRYYLSYSTGDTHLICYASSDSPYGPFTYQGILLAPVVGWTTHHSICLFQEQWYLFYHDSVLSGGQTHLRSIKMAPLAHAADGKIATIYPYGEDAVSPW; the protein is encoded by the coding sequence ATGTCCGATGAGCTGCACACCGCTGCACTGCAGGCACTGGCGCGCACCGCCATTTCCGCACCGCTGGTCACCCACCTCTACACCGCCGACCCGTCCGCGCATGTATTCGACGGCACGTTGTATATCTATCCCTCGCACGACATCGATGCCGGCGTCGCCTTCAGCGACGATGGCTCGCATTTCGACATGGCGGACTACCACGTGTTGCGCATGGCGCATCCGGGTGCAGCAGTGGAAGATCTTGGGCAAGTGCTGCACGTGCGCGATGTGCCCTGGGCGCAGCGGCAGATGTGGGCACCGGATGCCGCACAGCGCAACGGCAAGACCTACCTGTATTTTCCTGCCAAACGCGCCGATGGCATCTTTCAGATTGGCGTGGCAGTGGGCGATCGTCCCGAAGGTCCGTTCGTCGCCGCGCCGCAGCCCATCGCCGGAACCTACTCGATCGACCCGGCCGTACTCGCCGCCGACAACGGTTCGCATTACCTCTACTTCGGCGGCATCTGGGGCGGCCAGCTGCAGCACTACCGCGATAACGCCTATGCGCAAACGCATCAGGAACCGGTGGGCGGCGCACCCGCCCTCGGCCCACGCGTGGCGCGCCTGCACGCGCACATGACCGAACTGGCCGAACCCACCCGTGAGATCGTCATCCTCGACGAACACGGCGCCCCACTGCGCGCCGACGACCATGCCCGCCGCTTCTTCGAAGGCCCCTGGGTCCACCAACACGCCGGCCGCTATTACCTGTCGTATTCCACCGGCGACACCCACCTGATCTGCTATGCCAGCAGCGACTCGCCCTACGGTCCGTTTACCTATCAAGGCATCCTGCTTGCACCGGTGGTGGGCTGGACCACGCATCACTCCATTTGCCTGTTCCAGGAGCAGTGGTATCTGTTCTATCACGACAGCGTGCTTTCAGGCGGCCAGACGCATCTGCGCAGCATCAAGATGGCGCCGCTGGCACATGCTGCAGATGGAAAGATCGCGACGATTTACCCGTATGGGGAAGATGCGGTGTCGCCGTGGTGA
- a CDS encoding MFS transporter, whose amino-acid sequence MNDRSQQLSVREKIGYSLGDLAANLIFQTLVTFLAFFYTDVFCIPAGVAATLIFVVGMLGAFVFTPIIGILADRTRTRWGKFRPWILWTALPFGALSLAAFNTPTLGEHGKIAYAFATYSLLMLVYVANNLPYSALSGVLTGSMEQRNSLSAYRFLAVTFAQFIIQVLLLPLVLILGNGDKAQGFRNTMALFAAIGTLCLLLTFFTTRERVLPISEQRNSVRQDVTDLVRNKPWLVMLALTILVFINLAMKGGMYIYYFKYYLDANALKQFLDHAGFNRFIGGINSVLTGAGMSALQWPQDAPTSAFSVFSAGGILAMIVGIGFSKRLADGYGKRNVFGGALLISTLFLLAFYLYPPNAIGWVFASYVLHGFFYGITIPLLWAMIADVADYSEWKNHRRATAIIFSAMLCGLKIGLSVGGALVAGILAFYGYDTALPQQSAAVSNGIRLAISVYASLPFLIGAALLALYEIDKGLETRIEHELGVRRQTAPLATL is encoded by the coding sequence ATGAACGATCGGTCACAACAGCTCTCCGTGCGCGAAAAGATCGGCTACAGCCTGGGCGACCTGGCGGCCAATCTGATCTTCCAGACGCTGGTCACTTTCCTGGCGTTCTTCTACACCGATGTGTTCTGCATTCCTGCAGGCGTGGCAGCGACGTTGATCTTTGTGGTCGGCATGCTGGGCGCGTTCGTGTTTACGCCCATCATCGGCATCCTGGCCGATCGCACCCGTACCCGCTGGGGCAAGTTTCGCCCGTGGATCCTGTGGACAGCGCTGCCCTTCGGGGCGTTGTCGCTGGCCGCCTTCAATACGCCCACGCTCGGCGAACACGGCAAGATCGCCTACGCCTTTGCCACCTACAGCTTGCTGATGCTGGTGTACGTGGCCAACAACCTGCCGTATTCGGCCTTGAGCGGCGTGCTCACCGGCAGCATGGAGCAGCGCAACAGTTTGTCGGCGTATCGCTTCCTGGCGGTGACCTTTGCGCAGTTCATCATCCAGGTGCTGCTGTTGCCCTTGGTGCTGATCCTGGGCAATGGCGACAAGGCGCAAGGCTTTCGCAACACCATGGCGCTGTTCGCGGCGATCGGCACGCTGTGCTTGTTGCTCACCTTCTTCACCACGCGCGAGCGCGTGCTGCCGATCAGCGAACAACGCAACAGCGTGCGTCAGGACGTGACCGATCTGGTCCGCAACAAACCCTGGCTGGTGATGCTGGCGCTCACCATCCTGGTCTTCATCAATCTCGCCATGAAGGGTGGGATGTACATCTACTATTTCAAGTACTACCTCGACGCCAACGCGTTGAAGCAGTTTCTCGATCACGCCGGCTTCAACCGCTTCATCGGCGGGATCAACAGCGTGCTGACCGGCGCCGGCATGAGCGCGTTGCAGTGGCCGCAGGACGCACCGACCTCTGCATTTAGCGTGTTCAGTGCCGGCGGTATCCTGGCGATGATCGTGGGCATCGGCTTTTCCAAGCGGCTGGCCGACGGCTATGGCAAGCGCAACGTGTTCGGCGGCGCACTACTGATCTCCACGCTGTTCCTGCTGGCGTTCTACCTGTACCCGCCGAATGCGATCGGCTGGGTCTTCGCCTCCTACGTCCTGCACGGGTTTTTCTACGGCATCACCATCCCGCTGCTGTGGGCGATGATCGCCGATGTGGCCGATTACTCGGAGTGGAAGAACCACCGTCGCGCCACCGCGATTATTTTTTCGGCGATGTTGTGCGGCTTGAAGATCGGCCTGAGCGTGGGCGGCGCACTGGTCGCCGGCATCCTGGCGTTCTACGGCTATGACACCGCACTGCCGCAGCAAAGCGCAGCGGTCAGCAACGGCATCCGCCTGGCCATCAGCGTGTACGCCTCGCTACCGTTCCTGATCGGCGCCGCATTGCTGGCGCTGTACGAGATCGACAAAGGTCTGGAAACCCGCATCGAACACGAACTGGGCGTGCGCCGACAAACCGCCCCGCTCGCCACCCTCTGA
- a CDS encoding TonB-dependent receptor: MKNSYARTALSCALGSILLGMASTAAWAQSTDAASTAQTPPTSAGDNGAVKQLDTVTVSGYRRSIQFSTDAKHDSLGFADTVFAEDIGKFPDMNIAESLNRIPGVQLARDVNGEGLNIAIRGLGTSFTKTTLNGASIATASIGLNAQNQNREVDLNLFPTEFFTQLTVSKTPTASMLEGGVSGVVDMRSARPFDRPGVHVTYQAQADWNSTSEKTTPRGAFMGSWTNEAGTFGALFGVASVRSKLGVRGFESVGWTNPGLTYTQCGLTPPAGTPATNQPAACNVNGGGNWRIPDTVPATAGSGLTTGETIDAAWLLARNPGLSIDQISDALIPRLGRQVYMNGDRDRDASVMSLEWRPSDSMHFYLDTLYSEAKRSTERVSMNLIGRNGNMIPLGMQLDQNNVVTSATFANAQYFLEARPYHENVKFWSVNPGAQLLLGADQDIKLNVQANATRSWLARESPSILVTSPFTTVDYRNQGGDRPSITSPLDLNDPNLGWGWTGGRVNIQNEKRQTETRGARADLQFGEDQRNVKIGASYDMAERTIRGFDNSIAWEQVVCRGNGGNVCNGGAGSAIPNSALASYLKPGPGDFITADFSRFLADTNYYALRDAAPESNSANTGASTGGIREKNLGFYIETNADADVWNRTMRFNAGVRYVTTDQTITGPVTINGVRSVQVLDSDYKATLPSFNVAWDVADKVVMRLSSSRTLTRPDPSAMLPNTNFSDPSAQTATQGNPNLKPYLSTNVDFGGEWYTGDEGYVGLTLFNKRITGFTVNGIRRIPFNDLGVNYDTLLPIQQAGLAQRGGPDAATVDVQTQVNADGVLNIRGTEAIWVQPLDKLFDGLGFSLNYTHVSQQSEGEGVPAVAVGVAPNLWNGTVYWEKDAASIRLSYTWNDDMVISGANQNGIPYARLNADARGQLDMSASYALDWLPSKPQITLNVTNITNEPLRTTFAWPNATYDLYEPGRTVMLGIRGTF, from the coding sequence GTGAAGAACAGCTACGCACGAACCGCGTTGTCCTGCGCGTTGGGATCCATTCTGCTGGGCATGGCCAGCACCGCCGCTTGGGCACAGTCCACCGATGCCGCCAGCACTGCGCAAACGCCGCCAACCAGTGCCGGCGACAACGGTGCAGTGAAACAGCTCGACACTGTGACTGTCTCCGGCTACAGACGCAGCATCCAGTTTTCCACCGATGCCAAGCACGATTCGCTGGGCTTTGCCGACACCGTGTTTGCCGAAGATATCGGCAAGTTTCCGGACATGAACATTGCCGAGTCGCTCAACCGTATTCCTGGCGTGCAGCTGGCGCGCGACGTCAACGGCGAAGGCCTCAACATCGCCATCCGCGGCCTGGGCACCAGCTTCACCAAGACCACGCTCAACGGCGCCAGCATCGCCACCGCCTCGATCGGCCTGAATGCGCAGAACCAGAACCGCGAAGTCGATCTGAATCTGTTTCCCACCGAATTCTTTACCCAGCTCACCGTGAGCAAGACACCCACCGCGAGCATGCTCGAAGGCGGCGTCTCCGGTGTGGTGGACATGCGCAGCGCGCGCCCGTTCGACCGCCCCGGTGTGCACGTCACCTATCAAGCCCAGGCCGACTGGAACAGCACCAGCGAAAAGACCACCCCGCGCGGCGCCTTCATGGGCAGCTGGACCAATGAAGCAGGCACCTTCGGCGCATTGTTTGGTGTGGCGTCGGTGCGCAGCAAGCTCGGTGTGCGCGGCTTCGAGAGCGTGGGCTGGACCAATCCGGGCCTCACCTACACCCAGTGCGGCCTCACTCCGCCGGCAGGTACGCCAGCCACTAACCAGCCGGCGGCGTGCAACGTCAATGGCGGCGGCAACTGGCGCATTCCCGACACCGTGCCTGCCACTGCCGGCAGCGGCCTCACCACCGGCGAAACCATCGATGCCGCGTGGCTGCTGGCACGCAACCCGGGGTTGAGCATCGACCAGATCAGCGATGCCTTGATTCCGCGCCTTGGCCGCCAGGTGTACATGAATGGCGATCGCGATCGCGATGCGTCGGTGATGTCGCTGGAATGGCGTCCCTCCGACAGCATGCATTTCTACCTGGACACGCTGTACTCCGAAGCCAAGCGCAGCACCGAGCGGGTCAGCATGAATCTGATCGGCCGCAACGGCAACATGATCCCGCTCGGGATGCAGCTGGATCAGAACAACGTGGTGACCAGCGCCACCTTCGCCAACGCGCAGTATTTTTTGGAAGCGCGTCCATACCACGAAAACGTCAAGTTCTGGAGCGTCAATCCCGGTGCGCAATTGCTGTTGGGCGCCGATCAGGACATCAAGCTCAACGTGCAGGCCAACGCCACGCGCAGCTGGCTGGCACGCGAATCGCCCAGCATCCTGGTCACCTCGCCGTTCACTACCGTGGACTACCGCAACCAAGGCGGCGACCGCCCCAGCATCACCAGCCCGCTCGATCTCAACGACCCCAATCTGGGCTGGGGCTGGACGGGCGGCCGGGTCAATATCCAGAACGAAAAGCGCCAGACCGAAACGCGTGGCGCGCGCGCCGACCTGCAGTTCGGCGAGGACCAGCGCAACGTCAAGATCGGCGCGTCCTACGACATGGCCGAGCGCACCATCCGCGGCTTCGACAACAGCATCGCCTGGGAACAGGTGGTGTGCCGCGGCAACGGCGGCAACGTGTGCAATGGCGGCGCCGGCTCGGCAATCCCCAATTCGGCCCTGGCCAGCTATCTGAAGCCCGGCCCAGGCGACTTCATCACTGCCGACTTCTCCCGCTTCCTGGCCGACACCAACTACTACGCGCTGCGCGATGCCGCACCGGAGAGCAACTCGGCCAACACCGGCGCTTCCACCGGCGGCATCCGTGAAAAAAATCTGGGTTTCTACATTGAGACCAATGCGGACGCCGACGTCTGGAATCGCACCATGCGCTTCAACGCCGGCGTGCGCTATGTGACCACCGACCAGACCATTACCGGCCCGGTCACCATCAATGGCGTCCGCAGCGTGCAGGTGCTGGATTCGGATTACAAAGCAACCCTGCCCTCGTTCAACGTGGCGTGGGACGTAGCCGACAAGGTGGTCATGCGCCTGTCCAGCTCGCGCACGCTGACCCGCCCCGACCCCAGCGCGATGCTGCCCAACACCAATTTCAGCGATCCCTCGGCGCAGACCGCCACGCAGGGCAATCCGAACCTCAAACCGTATCTCTCGACCAATGTGGATTTCGGCGGCGAGTGGTACACCGGCGACGAAGGCTATGTGGGCTTGACCCTGTTCAACAAGCGCATCACCGGCTTCACCGTCAACGGCATCCGCCGCATTCCGTTCAACGACCTGGGCGTGAACTACGACACGCTGTTGCCGATCCAGCAGGCCGGCCTGGCCCAGCGCGGCGGCCCCGATGCGGCCACCGTGGATGTGCAGACGCAGGTCAATGCCGACGGGGTGCTGAATATCCGCGGTACCGAGGCCATCTGGGTCCAGCCACTGGACAAGCTGTTCGATGGCCTGGGTTTCAGCCTCAACTACACCCACGTCAGCCAGCAGTCCGAAGGCGAAGGCGTGCCGGCGGTAGCCGTCGGTGTCGCACCCAACCTCTGGAACGGAACCGTCTACTGGGAAAAGGATGCGGCCTCGATCCGCCTGTCCTACACCTGGAACGACGACATGGTGATCTCCGGCGCCAACCAGAACGGCATTCCGTATGCGCGCCTCAACGCCGATGCGCGCGGCCAGCTCGATATGTCGGCGAGCTACGCACTGGATTGGCTGCCGTCCAAGCCGCAGATCACGCTCAACGTCACCAATATCACCAACGAACCGTTGCGCACGACCTTCGCCTGGCCCAACGCCACCTACGATCTGTATGAGCCCGGGCGCACCGTCATGCTCGGCATCCGCGGTACCTTTTGA
- a CDS encoding MFS transporter: MVALSSVTQGHPRAGAVVDESNRRTRQRRAWPPPGWRMQKRDPPTRAGCRPSGAATQATRMSEVPTAASARLGRVRWRVCALLLAATTINYVDRQVLGVLAPFLQTQIGWNEIQYGYIVTAFQATYALGLLCSGAVIDRFGTRLGYALAIGVWSLAAMGHALATSVVGFAIARFFLGLGESGNFPAALKTVAEWFPRRERALATGIFNSGSNIGAIVAPLLVPLIATAWGWQSAFLFTGVLSATWLAVWWFRYHSPEQQPGLSAAELAHIRSDAHEPVQRRLSWLQVLRHRQAWAFVLGKLITDPIWWFFLFWLPKFLHAQYGLSLLQLGAPLIVIFVLADIGSIAGGWVAGRFIARGWSVNRARKTAMLICAISVVPIVFAARADNLWLAVALIGLATAAHQGWSANLFTLPSDMFPRHAVATVVGIGGFAGAVGGMLIATFIGFLLQATGSYVPVFIIAGSAYLLALAVVHTLVPRLEPAQWHADPAPASS; the protein is encoded by the coding sequence ATGGTAGCGCTATCATCCGTGACGCAAGGCCACCCTCGTGCAGGTGCAGTGGTCGATGAATCGAATCGAAGAACGCGACAGCGACGCGCCTGGCCGCCACCTGGTTGGCGCATGCAGAAGCGAGATCCGCCCACGCGTGCAGGCTGCCGACCATCCGGTGCGGCCACGCAGGCCACGCGCATGAGCGAGGTGCCCACCGCTGCGTCGGCACGGCTCGGCAGGGTGCGTTGGCGCGTCTGTGCCTTGCTGCTGGCCGCCACCACCATCAACTATGTGGACCGCCAGGTACTGGGCGTGCTGGCGCCGTTCCTGCAGACGCAGATCGGCTGGAACGAAATCCAGTACGGCTACATCGTCACCGCATTCCAGGCGACGTATGCGCTGGGGTTGCTGTGCAGCGGCGCGGTGATCGACCGCTTCGGCACCAGGCTCGGCTATGCGCTGGCGATCGGCGTCTGGAGCCTGGCAGCGATGGGGCATGCCTTGGCCACCAGCGTCGTGGGCTTTGCGATCGCACGATTTTTCCTGGGCTTGGGCGAATCCGGGAATTTTCCTGCGGCGCTGAAGACCGTGGCTGAATGGTTCCCGCGCCGCGAGCGCGCGCTGGCCACCGGCATCTTCAATTCCGGCTCCAATATCGGTGCCATCGTCGCCCCGTTGCTGGTGCCGTTGATCGCCACGGCCTGGGGCTGGCAGTCGGCGTTTCTGTTCACTGGCGTGCTCAGTGCCACCTGGCTGGCGGTGTGGTGGTTCCGGTATCACTCGCCCGAGCAACAGCCCGGATTGTCGGCCGCAGAGTTGGCGCATATCCGCAGCGATGCGCATGAGCCGGTGCAGCGCCGGCTCTCCTGGTTGCAGGTGCTGCGGCATCGGCAGGCCTGGGCATTTGTGCTGGGCAAGCTCATCACCGATCCGATCTGGTGGTTCTTCCTGTTCTGGCTGCCGAAGTTCCTGCATGCGCAATACGGTTTGAGCCTGCTGCAGTTGGGCGCACCGTTGATCGTGATCTTCGTGCTGGCCGATATCGGCAGTATTGCCGGTGGTTGGGTGGCAGGGCGTTTCATTGCGCGCGGCTGGAGCGTCAATCGCGCGCGCAAGACCGCGATGCTGATCTGCGCCATTTCTGTCGTGCCCATCGTGTTCGCTGCGCGTGCCGACAATCTATGGCTGGCGGTGGCATTGATCGGCCTAGCCACGGCGGCACACCAGGGTTGGTCGGCCAATCTGTTTACGCTGCCGTCGGACATGTTTCCGCGGCATGCGGTTGCCACCGTGGTCGGCATCGGTGGCTTCGCCGGTGCGGTGGGTGGCATGTTGATCGCCACCTTCATCGGCTTCCTGTTGCAGGCCACCGGCAGCTATGTGCCGGTATTTATAATTGCGGGCTCGGCTTACCTGTTGGCGTTGGCCGTCGTACACACGCTGGTGCCGCGGCTGGAGCCGGCGCAGTGGCATGCCGATCCAGCGCCGGCATCGTCCTGA
- a CDS encoding endo-1,4-beta-xylanase, with product MLKLRYPLTLVLLLGACASAVAGPIAAGKRRVLGSAYSPQQAQGFTNYWNADVPENAGKWGSVEAVRGQMNWGPLDEAYQLAKRNHMQFQFHVGLWGSQQPTWVRDLPPNEQRAAIEHWFAAIAQRYPDIDLMQVANETLPGHNQPDNRRADSGNYMRALGGTGATGVDWVLEAFRLARKYFPHTKLMINDYNVTEYNDQARQYLHTIQLLQQEHLIDAIGIQGHLSSNGPSVAVQRANLDLLASTRLPIYITEFDLDGRTDAQQLAAWQRFFPMFWEHPAVRGVNLWGFRHGMWRDNEGAYLINYDGSERPALTWLRSYVASRP from the coding sequence ATGTTGAAACTCCGTTACCCGCTCACGCTTGTGCTGTTGCTGGGCGCTTGTGCGTCCGCTGTTGCCGGGCCTATCGCTGCCGGCAAACGACGCGTTCTGGGCAGCGCCTACAGCCCACAGCAAGCGCAGGGCTTCACCAACTACTGGAACGCCGACGTTCCCGAAAATGCCGGCAAATGGGGCAGCGTCGAAGCCGTGCGCGGCCAGATGAACTGGGGCCCGCTCGACGAGGCTTACCAGCTGGCCAAGCGTAACCATATGCAGTTCCAGTTCCATGTCGGGCTCTGGGGCTCGCAGCAGCCGACGTGGGTACGCGACCTGCCGCCGAATGAACAGCGTGCTGCAATCGAGCACTGGTTCGCCGCCATCGCGCAGCGCTATCCCGATATCGATTTGATGCAGGTGGCCAATGAGACGCTGCCGGGTCACAACCAGCCGGACAATCGCCGCGCCGATTCGGGCAATTACATGCGGGCACTGGGCGGTACCGGGGCGACCGGCGTGGACTGGGTGCTTGAGGCATTCCGCCTGGCACGCAAGTATTTCCCCCATACCAAGTTGATGATCAACGACTACAACGTCACCGAGTACAACGACCAAGCCAGGCAGTATCTGCACACCATCCAGCTGTTGCAGCAAGAACATCTGATCGATGCGATCGGTATCCAGGGGCACCTCTCGAGCAACGGCCCCTCAGTTGCGGTGCAGCGCGCCAACCTCGACCTGCTGGCATCCACCAGGTTGCCGATCTACATCACCGAGTTTGACCTGGATGGCCGTACCGATGCCCAGCAGCTGGCAGCCTGGCAGCGCTTCTTCCCGATGTTCTGGGAGCACCCGGCCGTGCGCGGTGTGAACCTGTGGGGTTTCCGTCACGGTATGTGGCGCGACAACGAAGGTGCCTATCTGATTAATTATGATGGCAGCGAACGCCCGGCATTGACCTGGCTACGCAGCTACGTTGCCAGCAGGCCATGA